The proteins below are encoded in one region of Cyanobacteria bacterium QS_8_64_29:
- a CDS encoding mRNA-degrading endonuclease — protein sequence MREGIPERGDIVWVSFDPQQGREQAGHRPALVLSPYRYNERGTLLLACPITRQIKGYPWEVKLPDGLGAQGAVLADRIRALDYRTRTVEFFEQAPGEVIEDVLAKLEPLLGWVY from the coding sequence GTGCGCGAGGGCATCCCCGAGCGCGGCGATATTGTCTGGGTAAGCTTCGATCCACAGCAGGGCCGAGAGCAGGCCGGGCATCGGCCGGCTCTGGTGCTGTCGCCGTATCGCTACAACGAGCGGGGCACGCTCCTGCTGGCGTGTCCAATAACGCGACAGATCAAGGGGTATCCCTGGGAAGTCAAACTGCCAGATGGTTTGGGAGCCCAAGGTGCCGTCTTGGCGGACCGGATTCGGGCGTTGGACTATCGAACCCGAACGGTGGAATTTTTCGAGCAGGCTCCCGGTGAGGTCATAGAGGATGTTCTGGCTAAGCTAGAACCTTTGCTTGGATGGGTATATTAA
- a CDS encoding DUF29 domain-containing protein — MHETKPANLAQLYETDYARWLDEAIERLKAREFDALDLPNLIEELADMGRNERRALASNLRVFLQHLLKWVYQPEQRTSSWRSSIIEHRERIQEQLADSPSLKPYLAQQFERQYTKARKLAASDTDLPLERFPAKPPFSTEQVLDETFLPEP; from the coding sequence ATGCACGAGACAAAGCCCGCCAACCTGGCTCAGCTCTACGAAACGGACTACGCCCGCTGGTTGGATGAGGCCATCGAGCGGCTCAAGGCGCGCGAGTTCGACGCGCTGGATCTCCCCAACTTAATTGAGGAGCTGGCCGACATGGGCCGCAACGAACGGCGGGCGCTAGCGAGCAACTTGCGCGTTTTCCTGCAACATCTGCTCAAGTGGGTCTACCAGCCCGAGCAACGGACCTCGAGCTGGCGCAGCAGCATCATCGAGCACCGCGAGCGCATCCAAGAGCAGCTAGCGGATAGCCCCAGCCTCAAGCCTTACTTGGCACAACAGTTCGAGCGACAGTACACCAAGGCTCGCAAGCTAGCGGCTTCGGATACCGACCTGCCATTAGAGCGCTTCCCAGCCAAGCCGCCGTTCAGTACCGAGCAGGTTCTCGACGAGACCTTCTTGCCCGAGCCCTAG